A region of Cellulophaga sp. RHA19 DNA encodes the following proteins:
- the mgtE gene encoding magnesium transporter, translating into MTPFKLTDEFLQHIEALISSQKDTDIQLLLEEVHYADIAEIVNELNTDDATYIIKLLESDKTSDILTELDEDVRESILGNLSTKEIADELNELDTDDAADIVAELPQNIVKEVISELEDREHAKDIVDLLRYDEYSAGGLMAKELVKVNVNWNVLTCVKEMRAQAENVTRVHSIYVVDDEEKLKGRLSLKDLLTTSTKTHIKDVYIPKVDSVSVNEKPEEIAKIMSRYDLEAIPVVDEIGRLVGRITIDDIVDVIKDEADKDYQMAAGISQDVEADDSILDLTKARLPWLILGLFGGVGSATIMGTFEGVIKGHISLLLFTPLIAAMAGNVGVQSSAIVVQGIANDDLKGSMVNRLIKEILLSALNGTILAIILFCFAWLMEGDVKMAFAISISLIAVIIVAGIIGTFVPIFLHKRGIDPAIATGPFITTSNDIFGIIIYFSIAKLFL; encoded by the coding sequence ATGACACCGTTTAAATTAACAGACGAGTTTTTACAGCACATAGAAGCATTAATTTCCAGTCAAAAAGATACTGACATTCAGCTTCTTTTAGAGGAAGTACACTATGCAGATATTGCGGAAATTGTTAATGAGCTAAACACCGATGACGCTACCTATATTATTAAATTATTAGAGAGTGATAAAACCTCTGATATTTTAACTGAATTAGATGAGGACGTTAGAGAATCTATTTTAGGAAACTTATCTACAAAAGAAATTGCAGATGAGCTTAATGAGTTAGACACAGATGATGCGGCAGATATAGTTGCAGAGTTACCACAGAACATTGTAAAAGAGGTAATTTCTGAGCTTGAAGATAGAGAACACGCAAAAGATATTGTAGACCTTTTACGTTATGACGAGTACTCTGCTGGTGGTTTAATGGCAAAAGAACTTGTAAAAGTTAACGTAAACTGGAATGTACTTACCTGCGTAAAAGAAATGCGCGCACAGGCAGAAAACGTTACCAGAGTACACTCTATTTACGTGGTAGATGACGAGGAAAAACTTAAAGGCAGACTGTCTTTAAAAGATTTACTTACCACATCTACAAAAACACATATTAAAGATGTGTATATCCCAAAAGTAGATTCTGTTTCTGTAAACGAAAAACCAGAAGAAATTGCAAAAATAATGTCTAGGTATGACCTTGAAGCCATACCTGTTGTAGACGAAATTGGCAGATTAGTTGGTAGAATTACAATTGATGATATTGTAGATGTTATTAAAGATGAAGCCGATAAAGATTATCAAATGGCAGCTGGTATATCACAAGATGTAGAAGCAGATGATAGCATTTTAGATTTAACAAAAGCACGTTTGCCTTGGCTAATATTAGGTCTTTTTGGTGGTGTAGGTTCTGCCACAATAATGGGCACTTTTGAAGGCGTTATAAAAGGGCACATTTCTCTTTTATTGTTTACACCATTAATTGCCGCAATGGCTGGTAATGTTGGTGTGCAATCTAGTGCAATTGTTGTGCAAGGTATTGCCAATGATGATTTAAAAGGTAGTATGGTAAACAGACTAATAAAAGAAATACTTTTATCTGCACTTAACGGTACCATATTAGCCATTATACTTTTTTGCTTTGCTTGGCTTATGGAGGGCGATGTAAAAATGGCATTTGCCATATCTATATCTCTTATAGCTGTAATTATTGTAGCTGGTATTATTGGCACATTTGTACCTATTTTTTTACATAAAAGAGGAATTGATCCTGCCATTGCAACTGGGCCATTTATAACAACAAGTAACGATATTTTTGGTATAATTATTTATTTTTCAATAGCTAAACTATTTTTATAA
- a CDS encoding Lrp/AsnC family transcriptional regulator — MDAVDKKILMLLQQNAKQNTKEIADKIGLTVSPTFERIKKLEQQNYIKGYVALLNEEMINKTIKVYCHITLATHSRELIDNFKNNIAHLPEIMSCQHLSGNYDFLLKVAVSDMTQYQQFVLDKLSVIKGISNVQSSFVLEEIKNDTAYAL; from the coding sequence ATGGATGCTGTAGACAAAAAAATACTAATGCTGTTGCAACAAAATGCAAAGCAAAACACTAAAGAAATTGCAGATAAAATAGGGTTAACGGTGTCGCCTACTTTTGAGCGTATTAAAAAACTAGAACAGCAAAATTATATTAAAGGGTATGTGGCTTTGCTTAACGAAGAAATGATTAATAAAACCATTAAGGTGTATTGCCATATTACTTTAGCAACACACTCTAGGGAGTTGATAGATAATTTTAAAAATAATATTGCTCATTTACCAGAAATAATGAGTTGCCAACACTTGTCTGGTAATTATGATTTTTTATTAAAAGTTGCTGTTAGTGATATGACGCAGTATCAGCAATTTGTTTTAGATAAGTTATCTGTAATAAAAGGCATATCTAATGTGCAAAGTTCTTTTGTGTTAGAAGAAATAAAAAACGATACAGCTTATGCTTTATAA
- a CDS encoding histidine decarboxylase, which yields MYQNISEKDAERLYKLKENIEQARDTFLGYPVSKDFDYSELSSFLQYPINNLGDPFEDGTYKVQTHEMEKEVVGFFAKLFRAQPTDYWGYITNGGSESNLYGLYLARELYPKGMVYYSESTHYSVRKNIHLLNIPSIIIRSQENGEIDYEDFENTVKMNRHKPAIVLTTFGTTMKEAKDDVSKIKGILKNLAIQDHYIHCDAALSGTYGAFMEPRIPFDFRDGADSISISGHKFIGSPIPSGVIITKRSNRDRIAKGISYIGSLDTTITGSRNGHSPLFLWYALKKIGVEGLRARYQKSLETAVYCENRLKEIGVNAWRNPNSITVVFPKTALEIKQKWQLATEGNVAHVICMPNVTKAQIDEFIYDMSQASTIEEEEFELDF from the coding sequence ATGTATCAAAATATATCAGAAAAAGACGCAGAACGCCTTTACAAACTAAAGGAAAACATAGAGCAAGCTAGAGATACATTTTTAGGGTATCCTGTATCTAAAGATTTTGATTATTCTGAGCTCAGCAGCTTTTTACAATACCCAATAAACAACTTAGGAGATCCGTTTGAAGATGGCACATACAAGGTGCAAACACACGAAATGGAAAAGGAAGTTGTTGGTTTTTTTGCTAAACTATTTAGAGCACAACCAACAGATTATTGGGGATATATTACTAATGGCGGCTCTGAAAGTAACTTATACGGATTATACTTAGCACGTGAGCTATACCCAAAGGGAATGGTATATTATTCTGAGTCTACACACTATAGCGTGCGTAAAAATATTCATTTATTAAATATTCCAAGTATCATTATACGTTCTCAAGAAAACGGAGAAATAGATTATGAAGATTTTGAGAATACAGTTAAAATGAATCGTCATAAACCTGCCATTGTACTCACCACATTTGGCACCACAATGAAGGAAGCAAAAGATGATGTTTCTAAAATAAAAGGTATTTTAAAAAACTTAGCTATACAAGACCATTACATACATTGTGATGCTGCTTTATCTGGAACCTACGGAGCCTTTATGGAGCCGCGTATACCGTTTGATTTTAGAGATGGTGCAGATAGTATATCTATAAGCGGACATAAGTTTATAGGGTCTCCAATTCCGTCTGGCGTTATTATAACTAAGCGTAGCAATAGAGACCGTATAGCAAAAGGCATCTCTTACATTGGCTCTTTAGACACTACAATTACCGGCTCTAGAAATGGTCATAGTCCATTATTTTTATGGTATGCGCTTAAAAAAATAGGCGTAGAAGGTTTAAGAGCTCGTTACCAAAAGAGTTTAGAAACCGCTGTATATTGCGAAAATAGGTTAAAGGAAATTGGTGTAAACGCTTGGCGTAATCCAAATTCTATTACCGTTGTTTTTCCTAAAACAGCATTAGAAATTAAACAAAAATGGCAATTGGCTACAGAGGGTAATGTTGCACACGTTATATGTATGCCTAATGTTACAAAAGCACAAATAGACGAGTTTATTTATGATATGTCACAGGCCAGCACTATTGAAGAAGAAGAATTTGAGCTAGATTTTTAG